Part of the Streptococcus ilei genome is shown below.
ATACAGAATTACAACTACTTGTAGGCGAGTTTCTGAATTTAGAAAATAAATCAGGAGGATAACTATGGATAATAATTTAATTAGCAACAAAGAATTAATTGAAATGGGCTATCGCCCTCACACTGCAAATGATATCATCCATCAGGCAAGAGAATTACTTGTATCACGAGGCTATACATTTTATAATCGTAAACGTTTGATGGTTGTTCCAAAAAGTGTTGTAAATGAGATTCTAGGAACTGAGGTGGCGTAATATGGCAAGTGTTCGTTATCGAAAGCGAGGAGATAGTAACTTATGGACCTATGAAATTCGTAACGAAGGAAAAACTGTTGCTCATAATAGCGGTTTTAAAACAAAAAAACTTGCAGAGTCAGAAGCTGAGCCAATTCTGCAAGAACTTCGTTTAGGGAAAAGAATTTCTAGAGATATTTCTCTTGTCGATCTATATCAAGAATGGCTTGAACTAAAAATTCTACCGAGTAGTAGGTCGGAAGAGACAAAGAAAAAATATCTTCTCCGTAAAAACACAATTGAAAGATTATTTGGAAATAAAAAAGTCACTCAAATTCGTGCGAGTGAATACCAAAGAATAATGAATAAGTATGGTCAAACAGTTGGTAGAAATTTTCTTGGTAGATTGAATACTGGAATTCATCAGAGCATCCAAATGGCAATTGCAGACAAAGTTCTAATAGATGATTTTACACAACATGTCGAGTTATTTTCATCCAAAGAACAACAGATGACAGAAGAGAAATATTTACATACAGAAAAGGACTATCTGGATTTACTTTTAGCAGTAAAGAGAAAATTTGATTACCAACGTTCAATTGTTCCTTATATCGTCTATTTTCTACTAAAAACAGGCATGAGGTTTGGAGAGTTAATAGCGTTAACTTGGAATGAAGTTGACTTTGACAGAGGACTGCTAAAAACATATAGGAGGTTTAATACCCTTTCTCATAAATTTGTCCCTCCAAAAAACAAAACGTCTATTCGGATGGTACCGATAGACGAAGAATGTATTAAGATATTACAAGTCCTAAAAATTGAACAAGAGAAAGCTAATAAAGAGCTAGGAATCAAGAATAGGTATAAAATGATTTTTCAGCATTATGGATATATTCACTTGGTACCAGACATTGCAAGTGTCAATAAAGCTTTGAGTGTTCTTTTAAATGAATTAGATATTTATCCAATTATCACGACAAAAGGAGCACGCCATACCTATGGAAGCTACCTCTGGCACAAAGGATTTGACCTTGGAGTAATTGCAAAAATTCTAGGGCATAAAGATATTTCAATGTTAGTAGAAGTATATGGTCATACACTACAAGAGAAGATCAATGAAGAATTTGATAACGTTAGAAAACTTTTGTAATTATTTGGTACAAATTTTGGTACAAAAAACAAAATGACAAACAAAAAAGCCTGATATATCAGGCTTCCTGTTGATTTATTGGATGCCCCCTGCAGGGCTCGAACCTGCGACCCATAGATTAAGAGTCTACTGCTCTACCAACTGAGCTAAGGAGGCAAAAAAAAGCTGTATTGGTGCCGAAACTTCACGGTTTGTATTGAACCCGCGCAATTAAGCAGGTGGGCAACTTGCTCTAACTGAAGCTGCTTCCGCGTGATACGGCCTGCATGCTGTTAGAAGTCCTTTGTTTCCCTAATAATACAAAAAATAGTCGGTCAACACTTAAGTGTGAAGTCGTACACCACAGCGTTTCTATATGTATATGATACCATATTTCAAAAAAATTTCAAGGGAAAATCTCAATTTTTTGGAACCGATATCATCTTTTCTTGAGTTGATCAATCTTCTCTTTTGTCGCTCCTAGGGCTCGCTCGTATTTGCCATTTTCATTAGGAGTAAAATAGGAGACCCCCTTCAGCTTGTCTGGTAGATAGTCCTGTTGGACCCAATTGCCAGGATAATTGTGAGGGTATTTGTAATCTTGGGCATTCCCCAAGGTCTTGCTTCCGGCATAGTGGCCATCCCGTAAATGGCGAGGGATGGGAAGGTTGCCTGACTTCCGGAGGTCTGCCAAGGCCTTGTCCATGGCGACGTAGGCTGAATTGGACTTGGGTGAAAGGGCTAGGTCGATGACGATGTTGGCGATGAGGATACGGGCTTCGGGGAAGCCGATGCGCTCAGCGGCCTGAAGGGCTGTCACTGTATGGATCTGGGCATCTGGATTGGCCAGGCCGATATCCTCGTAGGCAATGACCGTCAAGCGACGAGCTAAGCTGGGTAGA
Proteins encoded:
- a CDS encoding site-specific integrase; amino-acid sequence: MASVRYRKRGDSNLWTYEIRNEGKTVAHNSGFKTKKLAESEAEPILQELRLGKRISRDISLVDLYQEWLELKILPSSRSEETKKKYLLRKNTIERLFGNKKVTQIRASEYQRIMNKYGQTVGRNFLGRLNTGIHQSIQMAIADKVLIDDFTQHVELFSSKEQQMTEEKYLHTEKDYLDLLLAVKRKFDYQRSIVPYIVYFLLKTGMRFGELIALTWNEVDFDRGLLKTYRRFNTLSHKFVPPKNKTSIRMVPIDEECIKILQVLKIEQEKANKELGIKNRYKMIFQHYGYIHLVPDIASVNKALSVLLNELDIYPIITTKGARHTYGSYLWHKGFDLGVIAKILGHKDISMLVEVYGHTLQEKINEEFDNVRKLL
- a CDS encoding DUF3173 domain-containing protein, with translation MDNNLISNKELIEMGYRPHTANDIIHQARELLVSRGYTFYNRKRLMVVPKSVVNEILGTEVA